The following are encoded together in the Erwinia sp. E602 genome:
- a CDS encoding Na/Pi cotransporter family protein, protein MLTLLNLLSAVALLVWGTHIVRTGIMRVYGADLRRVLSHSVAKKPMAFMAGIGVTALVQSSNATTLLVTSFVAQNLVGLTPALVIILGADVGTAVMARILTFDLSWLSPLFIFFGVVFFLGRKQSRAGQVGRVFIGLGLILLALQLIVAAATPITQASGVKVIFSSLTGDVMLDALIGAVFAIISYSSLAAVLITATLTATGVISFKVALCLVIGANLGSGLLAMLNNSTANAAGKRVALGSLLFKFIGLLIVLPFVEPLAAWLDRLPVDDEELVIFFHVFYNLIRCLAMVPFAGAMAALCERLIREEPENDLRLKPRHLDASALDTPTLALANASRETLRMGDVMEQMLASFSKVIHGEVRQEREIRKLDDDVDVLYTAIKLYLAQMPKEDLAEEDSRRWAEIIEMALNLEMAGDILERMGGDVASKSLTARRAFSVEGLQELDEQLELLGSNLRLSLSVFLSRDITSARRLRRAKHRFRITNRRFSHAHVDRLHQQNVQSIETSSLHLGLLGDMKRLNSLFCAVAYSVLEQPDDDKNDDDRG, encoded by the coding sequence GTGTTAACCCTGTTGAACTTATTATCCGCCGTGGCGCTGCTGGTGTGGGGTACCCATATCGTGCGTACCGGCATTATGCGCGTCTACGGTGCCGACCTGCGCCGGGTGCTGAGCCACAGCGTCGCCAAAAAACCGATGGCCTTTATGGCCGGTATCGGCGTGACCGCGCTGGTGCAGAGCAGCAACGCCACCACGCTGCTGGTCACTTCGTTTGTCGCCCAGAACCTTGTGGGGCTGACCCCGGCGCTGGTAATTATTCTCGGTGCCGACGTCGGTACCGCGGTGATGGCGCGCATCCTGACTTTCGATCTTTCGTGGCTGTCGCCGCTGTTTATCTTCTTCGGCGTGGTGTTCTTCCTCGGGCGCAAACAGAGCCGCGCCGGGCAGGTGGGGCGGGTGTTTATCGGGCTGGGGCTGATCCTGCTGGCCCTGCAGCTGATCGTCGCCGCCGCCACGCCGATCACCCAGGCCTCCGGGGTGAAGGTGATCTTCTCATCGCTGACCGGCGACGTAATGCTCGATGCGCTGATCGGCGCGGTGTTTGCCATTATCAGCTACTCCAGCCTCGCGGCGGTGCTGATCACCGCCACGCTGACCGCCACCGGGGTGATCTCGTTTAAGGTGGCGCTGTGCCTCGTCATCGGGGCCAACCTCGGCAGCGGGCTGCTGGCGATGCTTAACAACAGTACCGCCAACGCCGCCGGCAAGCGGGTGGCGCTGGGCAGCCTGCTGTTTAAATTTATCGGCCTGCTGATCGTGCTGCCGTTCGTTGAGCCGCTGGCGGCGTGGCTGGACCGGCTGCCGGTGGATGATGAAGAGCTGGTGATCTTCTTCCACGTGTTCTACAACCTGATCCGCTGCCTGGCGATGGTGCCGTTTGCCGGCGCGATGGCGGCGCTGTGCGAACGGCTGATCCGTGAAGAACCGGAAAACGACCTGCGGCTGAAACCGCGCCATCTTGACGCCTCCGCGCTGGATACGCCAACGCTTGCGCTGGCGAATGCCTCCCGCGAGACGCTGCGGATGGGCGACGTTATGGAGCAGATGCTGGCGTCGTTCAGTAAAGTAATCCACGGCGAAGTACGCCAGGAACGCGAGATCCGCAAGCTGGATGATGACGTCGACGTGCTCTATACCGCTATCAAGCTCTATCTGGCGCAGATGCCGAAGGAGGATCTGGCCGAGGAGGATTCCCGCCGCTGGGCGGAGATTATCGAGATGGCGCTGAACCTGGAGATGGCCGGCGATATCCTGGAGCGAATGGGCGGCGACGTGGCGAGTAAGTCGCTGACCGCGCGGCGGGCATTCTCCGTGGAAGGGCTGCAGGAGCTGGACGAACAGCTGGAGCTGTTGGGCAGCAATCTGCGCCTCAGCCTGTCGGTATTTCTTTCACGCGATATCACCAGCGCCCGGCGGCTGCGCCGCGCCAAGCACCGTTTCCGCATCACCAACCGGCGCTTCTCCCACGCCCACGTGGACAGGCTGCACCAGCAGAACGTGCAGAGCATTGAGACCAGCTCGCTGCATCTCGGCCTGCTGGGGGATATGAAACGCCTGAATTCGCTGTTCTGCGCGGTGGCCTACAGCGTGCTCGAGCAGCCGGACGATGACAAGAACGATGACGATCGGGGATAA
- the lysC gene encoding lysine-sensitive aspartokinase 3 produces MSQNLIVAKFGGTSVADFTAMNRSADVVLSNPDVRLVVLSASAGVTNLLVTLAEGKQLEERAYLLDDIRRIQYAIIDCLQEPGVISDEIDRMLENIAMLAEATALATSTALTDELVSHGELMSTLLFVEILRERQVNAEWFDVRKVMRTNDRFGRAEPEIATLSTLASTQLQPRIAEALVVTQGFIGSEDKGRTTTLGRGGSDYTAALLGEALGASRIDIWTDVPGIYTTDPRVVSAAKRIDEITFEEAAEMATFGAKVLHPATILPAVRSDIPVFVGSSKDPSAGGTLVCNKGQNPPLFRALALRRRQTLLTLHSMNMLHARGFLAEVFNILARHSISVDLITTSEVSVALTLDTTGSTSTGDSLLTQALLTELSSLCRVEVEENLALIALIGNKLSQACGVGKEVFGVLEGFNLRMICYGASSYNLCFLVPGQDAEQVVQRLHRNLFE; encoded by the coding sequence ATGTCTCAAAATCTGATCGTAGCGAAGTTTGGCGGCACCAGCGTGGCCGATTTTACCGCTATGAATCGCAGCGCCGATGTGGTGCTGTCCAACCCGGACGTGCGTCTGGTCGTTCTCTCCGCCTCTGCGGGTGTAACCAATCTTTTAGTGACGCTGGCTGAAGGTAAACAGCTGGAGGAACGCGCGTACCTGCTGGACGATATCCGCCGCATTCAGTACGCCATTATCGACTGCCTGCAAGAGCCCGGCGTAATCAGCGATGAGATCGACCGCATGCTGGAGAATATCGCCATGCTGGCCGAGGCCACCGCGCTGGCGACCTCCACCGCGCTGACCGACGAGCTGGTCAGCCACGGCGAATTGATGTCGACCCTGCTGTTCGTTGAAATCCTGCGCGAGCGCCAGGTTAACGCCGAGTGGTTTGACGTGCGTAAAGTGATGCGCACCAACGATCGTTTTGGCCGTGCCGAGCCGGAGATCGCTACCCTGTCGACGCTGGCGTCGACCCAGCTGCAGCCACGTATTGCCGAAGCGCTGGTGGTAACCCAGGGCTTTATCGGTAGCGAAGATAAAGGCCGCACCACCACCCTTGGCCGCGGCGGCAGCGACTATACCGCTGCCCTGCTCGGCGAAGCGCTGGGTGCCAGCCGTATTGATATCTGGACCGACGTACCGGGCATCTACACCACCGATCCGCGCGTGGTGTCTGCCGCCAAGCGTATCGATGAGATTACCTTTGAAGAAGCCGCTGAGATGGCCACCTTCGGAGCCAAAGTGCTGCACCCGGCGACCATTCTGCCGGCCGTGCGCAGCGATATTCCGGTGTTTGTCGGTTCGAGCAAAGATCCATCCGCCGGCGGCACGCTGGTGTGCAATAAGGGCCAGAACCCGCCGCTGTTCCGCGCGCTGGCGCTGCGTCGTCGTCAGACGCTGCTGACCCTGCACAGCATGAACATGCTGCACGCGCGCGGGTTCCTTGCCGAGGTGTTCAATATCCTCGCGCGCCACAGTATCTCGGTGGACCTGATCACCACCTCTGAAGTGAGCGTGGCGCTGACGCTGGATACCACCGGGTCGACCTCGACCGGCGACAGTCTGCTGACTCAGGCGCTGCTGACCGAGCTGTCATCGCTGTGCCGGGTGGAAGTGGAAGAGAACCTGGCGCTGATCGCGCTGATCGGCAACAAACTCTCCCAGGCCTGCGGCGTAGGCAAAGAGGTGTTTGGCGTGCTGGAAGGGTTCAATCTGCGGATGATCTGCTACGGTGCCAGCAGCTATAACCTGTGCTTCCTGGTCCCAGGCCAGGACGCGGAGCAGGTGGTTCAGCGGCTGCACCGCAACCTGTTCGAGTAA
- the metH gene encoding methionine synthase, whose product MLLDGGMGTMIQSYRLQEDDFRGTRFAGWPCDLQGNNDLLVLTQPDIIRDIHNGYLAAGADILETNTFNATTIAMADYEMASLSAEINRVAAQLARACADAWTAKTPERPRYVAGVLGPTNRTCSISPDVNDPAFRNVTFNQLVEAYRESTRALIEGGCDIIMIETVFDTLNAKAAIFAVQSEFEALSVTLPLMISGTITDASGRTLSGQTTEAFYNSLRHAEPLSFGLNCALGPDELRQYVAELSRIAEGYVSAHPNAGLPNAFGEYDLDAAIMAEQIGEWARAGFLNIVGGCCGTTPEHIAAMARAVEGVAPRPLPAIPVACRLAGLEALTISPETLFVNVGERTNVTGSARFKRLIKEEKYNEALDVALQQVQSGAQIIDINMDEGMLDAEAAMVRFLNLIAGEPDIARVPIMIDSSKWEVIEKGLQCIQGKGIVNSISMKEGIEPFLHHARLVRRYGAAMVVMAFDEVGQADTRERKIEICRRAYNILIEQVGFPPEDIIFDPNIFAVATGIEEHNNYAVDFIGACEDIKRELPHAMISGGVSNVSFSFRGNEPVREAIHAVFLYHAIRNGMDMGIVNAGQLAIYDDLPADLREAVEDVVQNRRDDGTERLLALAEKYRGSKGDDDSTRPQAEWRGWEVAKRLEYSLVKGITEFIEEDTEAARQQAARPIEVIEGPLMAGMNVVGDLFGEGKMFLPQVVKSARVMKQAVAWLQPYIEASKEKGSTNGKIVLATVKGDVHDIGKNIVGVVLQCNNYEIIDLGVMVPGEKILKTAREHNADIIGLSGLITPSLDEMVNVAKEMERQGFTLPLLIGGATTSKAHTAVKIEQNYSGPTVYVQNASRTVGVVSALLSAGQHDEFVARTRKEYDTVRIQHARKKPRTPPVSLAVARANDTKIDWENYTPPPVRQQGVSEVSANIETLRHYIDWTPFFMTWSLAGKYPRILQDEVVGEEAQRLFADANAMLDQLSRDGTLNPRGVVGLFPANRVDDDIEIYTDESRTEILQVSHHLRQQTEKTDFPNYCLADFVAPKSSGKADYLGAFAVTGGLEEDALAAAYDAQHDDYNKIMLKALADRLAEGFAEYLHEQVRKTIWGFAPDESLSNEELIRENYRGIRPAPGYPACPEHTEKATIWQLLDVEARTGMRLTESFAMWPGAAVSGWYFSHPDSKYFAVAQLQRDQVEDYARRKGMPVSEVERWLAPNLGYDAD is encoded by the coding sequence GATATCCATAACGGCTACCTCGCGGCGGGTGCCGATATCCTCGAAACCAACACCTTTAACGCCACCACCATCGCCATGGCCGACTATGAGATGGCATCGCTGTCGGCGGAGATTAACCGGGTAGCCGCACAGCTGGCCCGCGCCTGCGCCGATGCGTGGACGGCGAAAACGCCCGAGCGCCCGCGCTACGTTGCCGGTGTGTTAGGGCCCACTAACCGAACCTGCTCGATCTCGCCGGACGTCAACGACCCCGCCTTCCGTAACGTCACCTTTAACCAGCTGGTGGAGGCCTACCGTGAATCAACGCGGGCGCTGATCGAGGGCGGTTGCGACATCATCATGATCGAAACGGTGTTCGACACCCTCAACGCCAAGGCGGCGATCTTCGCCGTGCAGAGCGAGTTTGAGGCGCTGAGCGTGACGCTGCCGCTGATGATCTCCGGCACCATTACCGATGCCTCCGGCCGTACCCTCTCCGGCCAGACCACCGAAGCCTTCTATAACTCGCTGCGCCATGCTGAACCGCTGTCGTTTGGCCTGAACTGTGCGCTGGGCCCGGACGAACTGCGCCAGTACGTCGCCGAGCTGTCGCGCATTGCCGAAGGTTACGTTAGCGCGCACCCCAATGCCGGGCTGCCCAACGCCTTTGGCGAATACGATCTCGACGCGGCCATCATGGCGGAGCAGATTGGCGAATGGGCGCGGGCCGGCTTCCTGAATATCGTCGGCGGCTGCTGCGGTACCACGCCGGAACATATCGCGGCGATGGCCAGAGCGGTGGAAGGCGTGGCGCCGCGCCCGCTGCCGGCCATCCCGGTCGCCTGCCGCCTGGCGGGGCTGGAAGCGCTGACCATCAGCCCGGAAACGCTGTTCGTTAACGTCGGCGAACGTACCAACGTCACCGGCTCCGCCAGATTTAAGCGGCTGATCAAAGAAGAGAAGTACAACGAAGCGCTGGACGTGGCGCTGCAGCAGGTGCAGAGCGGCGCGCAGATCATCGACATCAACATGGATGAGGGGATGCTCGACGCCGAAGCGGCGATGGTGCGCTTTCTTAACCTGATCGCCGGCGAGCCGGATATCGCCCGCGTGCCGATTATGATCGACTCCTCAAAATGGGAAGTGATCGAGAAGGGCCTGCAGTGCATCCAGGGCAAGGGCATCGTCAACTCAATCTCGATGAAAGAGGGCATTGAGCCGTTCCTGCACCACGCGCGGCTGGTGCGCCGCTACGGCGCGGCGATGGTGGTGATGGCCTTTGACGAAGTCGGCCAGGCCGACACCCGCGAACGCAAAATCGAGATCTGCCGCCGCGCCTACAACATTCTCATCGAACAGGTGGGCTTCCCGCCGGAAGACATCATCTTTGACCCGAATATCTTCGCGGTCGCCACCGGCATTGAAGAGCACAACAACTACGCGGTGGACTTTATCGGCGCCTGTGAGGACATCAAACGCGAACTGCCGCACGCGATGATCTCCGGCGGCGTCTCCAACGTCTCGTTCTCGTTCCGCGGCAACGAGCCGGTGCGCGAGGCGATCCACGCGGTGTTCCTCTATCACGCCATCCGCAACGGCATGGATATGGGCATCGTCAACGCCGGCCAGCTGGCGATCTACGACGACCTGCCGGCCGACCTGCGCGAAGCGGTGGAGGACGTGGTGCAGAACCGCCGCGACGACGGCACCGAACGGCTGCTGGCGCTGGCGGAAAAATACCGCGGCAGCAAGGGCGACGACGACAGCACCAGGCCGCAGGCCGAATGGCGCGGCTGGGAGGTGGCGAAGCGGCTGGAGTATTCGCTGGTGAAGGGCATCACCGAATTTATTGAAGAAGACACTGAAGCCGCCCGCCAGCAGGCCGCGCGGCCGATTGAGGTGATCGAAGGCCCGCTGATGGCCGGTATGAACGTGGTCGGTGACCTGTTCGGCGAGGGTAAAATGTTCCTGCCGCAGGTGGTGAAATCGGCCCGCGTGATGAAGCAGGCGGTGGCCTGGCTGCAGCCCTATATTGAAGCCAGTAAAGAGAAGGGCAGCACCAACGGTAAAATCGTCCTCGCCACGGTGAAGGGTGACGTACACGACATCGGTAAAAACATCGTTGGCGTGGTGCTGCAGTGTAACAACTACGAAATTATCGACCTCGGCGTGATGGTGCCGGGGGAGAAAATCCTCAAAACCGCCCGCGAGCACAACGCCGACATTATCGGCCTCTCCGGGCTGATCACCCCGTCGCTGGATGAGATGGTCAACGTGGCGAAGGAGATGGAGCGCCAGGGCTTTACCCTGCCGCTGCTGATCGGCGGAGCTACCACCTCGAAGGCGCATACGGCGGTAAAAATTGAGCAGAACTACAGCGGGCCGACGGTCTACGTGCAGAACGCCTCGCGCACGGTGGGCGTGGTCTCCGCGCTGCTTTCTGCCGGCCAGCACGACGAGTTTGTTGCCCGCACCCGCAAAGAGTATGACACCGTGCGCATCCAGCACGCGCGCAAAAAGCCGCGCACGCCGCCGGTCAGCCTGGCGGTGGCGCGCGCCAACGACACGAAAATTGACTGGGAAAACTACACGCCACCCCCTGTCCGGCAGCAGGGCGTCAGCGAAGTGAGCGCTAACATCGAAACCCTGCGCCACTACATCGACTGGACGCCGTTCTTTATGACCTGGTCGCTGGCCGGCAAGTATCCGCGCATTCTGCAGGATGAGGTGGTGGGCGAAGAGGCGCAGCGGCTGTTTGCCGATGCCAACGCAATGCTCGACCAGCTGAGCCGCGACGGCACGCTCAATCCGCGTGGGGTGGTTGGTCTTTTCCCGGCTAACCGGGTGGATGACGATATCGAAATCTACACCGACGAGTCGCGCACGGAAATTTTGCAAGTGAGTCATCACTTACGCCAGCAGACAGAGAAGACGGACTTTCCGAACTACTGCCTGGCCGATTTTGTTGCGCCGAAGTCGAGCGGCAAAGCCGATTACCTGGGTGCTTTTGCGGTCACCGGCGGCCTGGAAGAGGATGCGCTGGCCGCGGCGTACGACGCGCAGCACGACGACTACAACAAAATCATGCTTAAGGCGCTGGCAGACCGCCTGGCGGAGGGCTTTGCCGAATACCTGCACGAGCAGGTGCGTAAGACGATCTGGGGCTTCGCACCGGACGAGAGCCTGAGCAACGAGGAGCTGATCCGCGAAAACTACCGGGGCATCCGCCCGGCACCCGGCTACCCGGCCTGCCCGGAACACACCGAAAAGGCCACCATCTGGCAGTTGTTGGACGTGGAAGCCCGCACCGGGATGAGGCTGACCGAGTCCTTCGCCATGTGGCCCGGCGCGGCGGTCTCCGGCTGGTACTTCAGCCACCCTGACAGTAAATATTTCGCCGTCGCCCAGCTGCAGCGCGATCAGGTAGAAGATTACGCCCGCCGTAAAGGCATGCCGGTCAGCGAGGTCGAGCGCTGGCTGGCACCGAACCTCGGGTATGACGCTGACTAA
- the panS gene encoding ketopantoate/pantoate/pantothenate transporter PanS — protein MLATVTRLFPLWAVLLSAAAYYTPDTFTGFGPYVTYLLMLIMFGMGVTLNIDDFKRVLTRPAPVIAGTFLHYLVMPLAAWALAKLFNMPPDLSAGMILVGSVASGTASNVMIYLSKGDVALSVTISSVSALVGVFATPLLTKFYVDTHIQVDVVGMLLSIVKIVVVPISLGLVIHHTLNGVVKRVEPYLPAFSMVCILLIISAVVAGSQSHIASVGLVVIIAVMLHNAIGLLGGYWGGKLFGFDESTCRTLALEVGMQNSGLAATLGKLYFSPLAALPGALFSVWHNLSGSLLAGYWSGKEIKDKNK, from the coding sequence ATGCTCGCCACCGTAACGCGACTGTTCCCCCTGTGGGCGGTCCTGCTCTCTGCTGCCGCCTACTATACGCCGGATACCTTTACCGGCTTTGGTCCGTACGTCACTTATCTGCTGATGCTGATTATGTTCGGCATGGGCGTGACGCTGAATATTGATGATTTTAAGCGGGTGCTGACTCGTCCGGCACCGGTGATTGCCGGGACGTTTCTGCACTATCTGGTGATGCCGCTGGCCGCATGGGCGCTGGCGAAGCTGTTTAATATGCCACCGGATCTGTCGGCGGGGATGATTCTGGTCGGCAGCGTGGCCAGCGGTACCGCGTCGAACGTGATGATCTATCTGTCGAAGGGCGACGTGGCGCTGTCGGTGACCATCTCGTCCGTGTCGGCGCTGGTCGGCGTGTTTGCCACCCCGCTGTTAACCAAGTTCTACGTTGATACCCATATTCAGGTGGACGTGGTGGGGATGCTGTTGAGCATCGTGAAGATCGTGGTGGTGCCGATTAGCCTCGGGCTGGTGATACACCATACGCTGAACGGCGTGGTGAAGCGCGTGGAGCCGTATCTGCCGGCGTTTTCAATGGTCTGTATTCTGCTGATCATCAGTGCGGTAGTGGCGGGCAGTCAGAGCCATATTGCCTCGGTGGGCCTGGTGGTGATTATTGCGGTGATGCTGCATAACGCCATTGGTCTGTTGGGCGGTTACTGGGGCGGCAAGCTGTTCGGTTTTGATGAGTCAACCTGCCGCACGCTGGCGCTGGAGGTGGGGATGCAGAACTCCGGTCTGGCGGCGACGCTGGGCAAGCTGTACTTTTCACCGCTGGCGGCGTTGCCAGGTGCGTTGTTCTCGGTGTGGCACAATCTGTCCGGGTCGCTGCTGGCGGGCTACTGGTCGGGGAAAGAGATTAAGGACAAGAATAAGTAA